CGTCGGCACCGCTCTGCCTGACGAAGGCGGACGCGATCCTGACGCTGTCAGATTCGGCGATCAGGGTCTCAAGAGCAGACCGCGTGGCCTCGGCTGTGGGCAGGACCCGGACGTTCACCTGCAGCCCTCGGTGACTGTTCCGCTGGGGTGGTTCTTCCAGGGGGTCGGTACTCCTGCATCCGTCTCGGGCGGCGCGCCAGGTAGGGGGAGAGCCAGGCTGGACCGAGGATGGCCCGTTGGCTCTTAGATACGACGAGGCTCATGTCCATACAGCGACCTTGGTTGGGAACCGGTGCTCTGGCGAAACACCGCGCGCCTTCGGTCTGTCGACGCCGCGGTTTCACTGCATGGCCGAGGGGACGGCCTTCCCAAGTAGGCGCCAGCGTGAAAGCGATCCAGGCCAGACACCCCGTGGTTGCCGGAGATGGCTATCGCGTTGGGACGATTTCGAGGGCCGAGTCGTATGTGTCGCCCGCGAGTCTGCGCAGACCACGATCGAATGTGGCCAACACGGCTTTGCGGCGACCCGCCAATGCCAGGAGGTAGGCGTCGGTGAGTTGCCGGTAGCCGTGCAACCCGGGTTCCATTCCCCTGACGGCAGCCGGCACTTGGAGGCTCTCCGTCCAGAACTCGTGAGCCGGGTGCTTCAAGTTCTTAGCAAGTAGCGCGACCGCCTCGGCCGGCGTGAGAGCGTCGCGTGAGAAGGCGAGGTTGGAGACGATTCGAATGAAGCCCAGCTGTGTGAGCGGGCATGTCGCCCAGTGGGCATTCGCACGAGCGCGAAACCATCGATGGGCGGCCTCGTGGTGTTCGTGCGCCGGCCAAAGCAGTGCCGTCAGGATGTTGATGTCGAGGAGCGCCGTCTTCACGGAAGTTCTTCGCGCAGGCGGTCGACAAGCGCCGCCGTAACCATGGGCGATCGCCGGTTCAGGCGGACCACGTGAAGCCCGTTCCGATCCTCGGTCACAAGAGAGCGCTCAGCCGCCTGCCTGACCAGTTCGCTGACGGCCTGACCCAGCGTCATCCGGTGGCGCACGGCATGCATCTTCGCGACCTTCATCGCATCGTCTTCGATCGTCAGAGTTGTCCTTGGCACGTCAGCATCGTACCACGACCTTGATGCTTTTGGCTAGGGCCTCGCATCATTCGGCGCCGTCTTCACGGCTGGAGGTAGGCGGCCATGCTGTGGCGCGCCGCGAGTTCATCTTGACCTCCCCCCGCTACCGAGTTTCGTGAGTGCTACGCCAGAGAGGGATCGCACAGGAGCCATACCCCCCTAGCATCGAAATGTCAGATTGCGCCGCCTGGGAATGGCGTGAGGGGAACTCGTTTCGGGACTTGGGAGGCAGACTGGATATCCCGCGGGTGTGGAGCGATGGACAAGACTCCTGTCCAGGTTTGTCAGATCAAGGTAACGTTGCAGGGAAGCAGGCCACCGATCTGGAGGCGGTTCCAGGTTCCGGGGAGTGTCACCCTGTACAGGCTACACCGGGTGCTTCAGGTCGTGATGGGTTGGACGGATTCACATCTCCATCAGTTCATCGTGGGTGAGATCTACTATCGGGTGCCCGATCCTGACGACATCCCTGCAGAGAGCTTCGAGGTGAGGGATGAAAGACGCGTGAGATTGCGGGATGTGGTTCTCGGGACACCTGCCAAGTTTGTGTACGAGTACGACTTCGGCGACTGCTGGCGTCACGACGTCCTGGTCGAAGGGGT
Above is a genomic segment from Armatimonadota bacterium containing:
- a CDS encoding PIN domain-containing protein, with product MKTALLDINILTALLWPAHEHHEAAHRWFRARANAHWATCPLTQLGFIRIVSNLAFSRDALTPAEAVALLAKNLKHPAHEFWTESLQVPAAVRGMEPGLHGYRQLTDAYLLALAGRRKAVLATFDRGLRRLAGDTYDSALEIVPTR
- a CDS encoding plasmid pRiA4b ORF-3 family protein, producing MDKTPVQVCQIKVTLQGSRPPIWRRFQVPGSVTLYRLHRVLQVVMGWTDSHLHQFIVGEIYYRVPDPDDIPAESFEVRDERRVRLRDVVLGTPAKFVYEYDFGDCWRHDVLVEGVQEPKAGIQYPVCLAGKRACPPEDCGGIWGYADFLHAISDPRHPEHGSMKEWIGGAFDPAAFDLEEVNAALRRMR